One stretch of Rana temporaria chromosome 10, aRanTem1.1, whole genome shotgun sequence DNA includes these proteins:
- the LOC120915747 gene encoding pancreatic secretory granule membrane major glycoprotein GP2-like codes for MKTTLLLSVLCAVMAAAASLTCGSVTCATDEICNNVTNTCQCNSTFYTFTAGSLPSPNLNCTGAMFNIQVSKCWLEEQGYNTSDIRLNGTNPDCFAVNQNVNGISEMTLQRPLITSDCNTVPAMNATHVMYTNQLYIFGKTDPIRITNDVVMNISCSYPLNMNVALNVTLHPIIGTTEITGPSGNGSYTAVMLAFKDNTYTTPLSDSDTLTVEDPIYLSVRVSDLDANAFKLKVVNIYASPTNSSNQKYYLLENGCPSSQISSDQLTVDSNGVGVESRFLMKVFKITSSNTVYLYADLALCTTDCNSTCSSRSISRDSPDIAGRVSIYLDAADTSYVDASSASGFSMPWTLSALIFSWILMKLM; via the exons ATGAAGACAACACTGCTGCTCTCTGTACTGTGCGCTGTCATGGCGG CGGCTGCGTCTCTGACCTGTGGAAGTGTTACCTGTGCTACTGATGAGATTTGTAACAATGTTACTAATACCTGTCAGTGCAATTCAACTTTCTACACATTTACAGCAG GAAGCCTTCCATCTCCAAATCTTAATTGTACCGGAGCAATGTTCAATATACAAGTGTCAAAATGTTGGTTGGAAGAACAAGGTTATAATACGTCTGATATCAGGCTGAACGGCACCAACCCCGATTGTTTCGCAGTAAATCAGAATGTGAATGGAATATCGGAGATGACCCTTCAGCGTCCATTGATAACCTCTGACTGTAACACGGTTCCTGCG ATGAATGCAACCCATGTCATGTACACAAACCAGCTGTATATTTTTGGCAAGACGGATCCAATCCGAATAACAAATGATGTTGTCATGAATATTTCCTGCTCCTACCCGCTGAATATGAATGTTGCTCTTAATGTGACATTGCACCCAATAATTGG GACCACAGAAATAACCGGCCCTTCAGGAAATGGAAGTTATACAGCCGTAATGCTGGCCTTTAAAGATAACACATATACCACCCCTCTCTCCGACTCCGACACCCTGACAGTGGAAGATCCTATTTACCTTTCAGTGAGAGTATCAGATCTGGATGCCAACGCCTTCAAACTCAAAGTGGTGAATATTTATGCCTCTCCTACCAATTCAAGCAACCAAAAGTACTATCTTCTTGAGAACGG GTGCCCATCAAGCCAAATTTCTTCTGACCAGCTAACAGTGGACAGCAATGGAGTCGGCGTTGAATCTCGATTTCTCATGAAAGTCTTCAAGATTACCAGTTCTAACACCGTCTATCTCTATGCCGATCTTGCACTCTGCACTACTGATTGTAATTCG ACCTGCAGCTCTCGATCCATATCACGTGATTCCCCGGACATTGCAGGAAGGGTCAGCATCTATTTGGATGCAG CTGATACCAGTTATGTGGATGCCAGTTCTGCCAGCG GTTTCTCCATGCCTTGGACTTTGTCTgctctgatcttctcctggatCTTGATGAAACTGATGTAA
- the LOC120915893 gene encoding pancreatic secretory granule membrane major glycoprotein GP2-like — protein sequence MYVTLIHEHGGIQHRGRVLRSSLFMNSAASQACGSVTCATDEICNNITNTCQCNSTFYTFTAGSRPSPNFNCTGANFNIQVSKCWLEEQGYNTSDIRLNSTNPECFAVNQNVNGISEMILQRPLITSDCNTVPAMNATHVMYTNQLYIFGKTDPIRITNDVVMNISCSYPLNMNVALNVTLHPIIGSTEITGPSGNGSYTAVMLAFKDNTYTTPLSDSDTLTVEDPIYLSVRVSDLDANAFKLKAVNIYASPTNSSNQKYYLLENGCPSSQISSDQLTVESNGVGAESRFLMKVFKITSSNTVYLYADLALCTTDCNSTCSSRSISRDSPDIAGRVSIYLDAADTSYVDTSSASGFSMPWTLSALIFSCILMKLM from the exons ATGTATGTGACTCTTATTCATGAACACGGGGGGATACAACACAGGGGAAGAGTGCTGAGGAGCTCTTTGTTTATGAATT CGGCTGCATCTCAGGCCTGTGGAAGTGTTACCTGTGCTACTGATGAGATTTGTAACAATATTACTAATACCTGTCAGTGCAATTCAACTTTCTACACATTTACAGCAG GAAGCCGTCCATCTCCAAATTTTAATTGTACCGGAGCAAATTTCAATATACAAGTGTCAAAATGTTGGTTGGAAGAACAAGGCTACAATACATCTGATATCAGGCTGAACAGCACCAACCCCGAGTGTTTCGCAGTAAATCAGAATGTGAATGGAATATCGGAGATGATCCTTCAGCGTCCATTGATAACCTCGGACTGTAACACGGTTCCTGCG ATGAATGCAACCCATGTCATGTACACAAACCAGCTGTATATTTTTGGCAAGACGGATCCAATCAGAATAACAAATGATGTCGTCATGAATATTTCCTGCTCCTACCCGCTGAATATGAATGTTGCTCTTAATGTGACATTGCACCCAATAATTGG GAGCACAGAAATAACCGGCCCTTCAGGAAATGGAAGTTATACAGCCGTAATGCTGGCCTTTAAAGATAACACATATACCACCCCTCTTTCCGACTCCGACACCCTGACAGTGGAAGATCCTATTTACCTTTCAGTGAGAGTATCAGATCTGGATGCCAATGCCTTCAAACTCAAAGCGGTGAATATTTATGCCTCTCCTACCAATTCAAGCAACCAAAAGTACTATCTTCTTGAGAACGG GTGCCCATCAAGCCAAATTTCTTCTGACCAGCTAACAGTGGAAAGCAATGGAGTGGGCGCTGAATCTCGATTTCTTATGAAAGTCTTCAAGATTACCAGTTCTAACACCGTCTATCTCTATGCCGATCTTGCACTCTGCACTACTGATTGTAATTCG ACCTGCAGCTCTCGATCCATATCACGTGATTCCCCGGACATTGCAGGAAGGGTCAGCATCTATTTGGATGCAG CTGATACCAGTTATGTGGATACCAGTTCTGCCAGCG GTTTCTCCATGCCTTGGACTTTGTCTGCTCTGATCTTCTCCTGCATCTTGATGAAACTGATGTAA